The Microbulbifer sp. YPW1 genome contains the following window.
AGCATCTGCACGTAGGAATGATCGACGGTGAGCTGCTTGAGGCTCCCGTGGGATTCGGTATTTTCGCCGGGAGGAGTCCAGAGGTAGGCGCGGCTGTCGCCGACCCAGTAGATATGAAAGTAACCGCCATCTTCCGCCACGACCACAGCGGTAGTACCCATGGCGGTTGCGGTGTTTTCGTCACCAACCAGCAGTGCGTGGGCCCGCCGCAGGGCCTGTTCATAATGGCGGTCGGTGGCGGAGGAACGTTGAATTTCTTCAACCACAGTCTGGCTGGCAATCTCTCCAGCCTGGTGGCCCCCAAGACCGTCTGCAACTACCCATACGCCCCGGGCCTCGTCGCCCCAGAAAGCGTCCTCGTTCTGTTCGCGGCGGTATCCGGTATGAGTGGCGCCCGCGCTGCGCTTCGTCGCGCTGATGGCGGGCTGGCTCACACCACTTGGGCGTTCCCGTACTTTGGCTTCACTCACTGGTATGCAACTACCTGTTACCTGTCGTTATTGTCGAAAGCGCCAAACCGCTCAATTCCATGCGGTTTTTACACTTCCATACTAGAGCCTGCAGGCATTGTAAGCTGCAAACGGAATCACAGGCCAATGAATTTGGCCGTGATAAACTAGCCAGACAAAAATCCCTCCCACCCCGACTATGTTGGTCTGGATGACGGGAAAAATAAGTTTGGGCTGAATATTCTGACAATACCTGTGGCCCCGGCAATCGCGTGCGCTGAGCAACTGGGCTCGACACGGGGATTAGGGGTGGTCATCAGGTGGTTAAAAATTGTACACCTTCGCGTGCTTTTAAGGAAGCCGGACAATGTTGAAACTTTGTGACGTAAAAGATGCCAGCCAGAGTGTATGGCTGGTGGCTCCCAAGGTGACCATCGGACGGGCCAGTCAATGTGACCTGACACTATCCGATGCTTCGATCGCCAAGCTTCATGCGGAGATCCTGGTAGATGGCGAAGAGCTTGAATTGCGCAACCTGGCCGGCAATGGCCAGGTGGCAGTGAACGGCAAGCCGGTAGAGGGTAGCTGCCGGCTGGCGCGCAACGA
Protein-coding sequences here:
- a CDS encoding PP2C family serine/threonine-protein phosphatase; translation: MSEAKVRERPSGVSQPAISATKRSAGATHTGYRREQNEDAFWGDEARGVWVVADGLGGHQAGEIASQTVVEEIQRSSATDRHYEQALRRAHALLVGDENTATAMGTTAVVVAEDGGYFHIYWVGDSRAYLWTPPGENTESHGSLKQLTVDHSYVQMLVDSGAINQEEAANHPNRHVITRCIGGTANTSLEIDRASFSWNSGQKLLLCSDGLSNDVSEAEICQVLARNPDNQRASEFLIAAALDAGGRDNITVQVISSPHAIAPDDENQNSRTPTEQPESRLFFSARGTMVARIATIAIILSISAYAAWQLLNG